AAGATATCCCGGTGATGGTGGCAAAAAGGGATACAGTATCAGAAATCATAACAGTGTAGGAAGACAGGAGGAAGAACATGAAGAAATGTATCATTACAGTAGTCGGAAAAGACACCGTCGGTATCATTGCCAGAGTATGTACCTATCTCGCAGAGACGAACATCAATGTGCTGGACATCTCACAGACGATCGTCAACGGATATTTTAATATGATGGCAGTGGTCGATGTGACAAACGCAACGAAAGAAATTGCTGCCGTTTCAAAAGAGCTTGAGGAAGTGGGGCTTGGGATCGGCGTGACGATCCACTGTCAGAGAGAAGAGATATTTGAAAAGATGCACCGTTTATAAGCAAAGACAGAAAGGACAGGAAGACAGCCCATGATCAATATATATGAAGTCAATGAGACAAACCAGATGATCGAACAGGAGAACCTGGATGTGAGGACGATAACACTTGGCATCAGCCTTATGGATTGTATCGACTCAGATCTGGACGCGCTCAATGAAAAGATATACAGGAAGATCACATCCATGGCGGAACATCTCGTCTCAACCGGCGAGCAGATCGAGAGAGAATACGGGATACCGATCGTAAATAAAAGGATATCCGTCACACCGGCAGCGCTGGTCGGCGGCGCCGCGTGCAAGACAGAGGAGGATTTTGTCACCATCGCCCGTACGTTTGACAAAGCGGCGAAGGAAGTCGGAGTCAACTTTATCGGCGGTTATTCCGCGCTCGTATCGAAAGCGATGACAAAGAGCGACGAGGCCCTCATACGGTCCATACCGCAGGCGCTGGCGTGTACGGAACGGGTGTGCAGTTCCGTCAATGTCGGTTCAACGAGGACCGGGATCAATATGGATGCGGTGCGGCTGTGCGGAGAGATCGTAAAACAGACAGCCGAGGCCACGAAGGAAGACGATTCCATTGGCTGCGCCAAGCTTGTCATCTTCTGCAATGCGCCGGACGATAATCCGTTTATGGCGGGAGCGTTTCTCGGAGTTACAGAGGGCGACGCCGTCATCAATGTCGGAGTCAGCGGTCCAGGCGTAGTGAAGCATGCCATTGAACAGGTGCGCGGAAAAGGATTTGAAGAATTGTGCGAGACGATAAAGAAGACGGCCTTCAAGGTGACCCGTGTCGGCCAGCTTGTGGCGGGAGAGGCATCCAGGAGAATGGGGGTTCCGTTCGGTATTGTCGATCTGTCCCTGGCCCCGACACCGTCTGTGGGGGACAGCGTGGCAGAGATCCTGGAGGAGATCGGCCTGGAGCGTACAGGCGCGCCCGGAACGACCGCTGCGCTCGCCATGCTGAACGATCAGGTCAAGAAAGGCGGCGTTATGGCATCGTCCTATGTAGGCGGCTTAAGCGGCGCTTTCATACCGGTCAGTGAAGACCAGGGGATGATCGATGCGGTAAATGCAGGCGCTCTTACGCTGGAGAAGCTGGAGGCCATGACATGCGTCTGCTCGGTGGGGCTTGACATGATAGCGATTCCCGGCAAGACGAAAGCATCTACTATTTCCGGGATCATCGCGGATGAGATGGCACTCGGAATGGTCAATCAGAAGACAACGGCGGTCCGTC
This is a stretch of genomic DNA from [Clostridium] hylemonae DSM 15053. It encodes these proteins:
- a CDS encoding ACT domain-containing protein encodes the protein MKKCIITVVGKDTVGIIARVCTYLAETNINVLDISQTIVNGYFNMMAVVDVTNATKEIAAVSKELEEVGLGIGVTIHCQREEIFEKMHRL
- a CDS encoding PFL family protein, which produces MINIYEVNETNQMIEQENLDVRTITLGISLMDCIDSDLDALNEKIYRKITSMAEHLVSTGEQIEREYGIPIVNKRISVTPAALVGGAACKTEEDFVTIARTFDKAAKEVGVNFIGGYSALVSKAMTKSDEALIRSIPQALACTERVCSSVNVGSTRTGINMDAVRLCGEIVKQTAEATKEDDSIGCAKLVIFCNAPDDNPFMAGAFLGVTEGDAVINVGVSGPGVVKHAIEQVRGKGFEELCETIKKTAFKVTRVGQLVAGEASRRMGVPFGIVDLSLAPTPSVGDSVAEILEEIGLERTGAPGTTAALAMLNDQVKKGGVMASSYVGGLSGAFIPVSEDQGMIDAVNAGALTLEKLEAMTCVCSVGLDMIAIPGKTKASTISGIIADEMALGMVNQKTTAVRLIPVIGKDVGDTAQFGGLLGYAPIMPVNEFDCSVFVNRKGRIPAPIHSFKN